AACTCAGGTGCCAGGActcgccccccgcgccccccccagGTCTGTCTGGTGctcagaccctgagatcttgCCCAGAGGTATCTGCTGAGTCACTACTGCTGAGGGCAAGGTCCAAGGCTTGAGGGGGACCCAGCACAGCCCTTCCCCAGGTAGAGGACACGGATGGATGCTGTGGGCAGGAGTCAGCGGGGCAGTGGTGCTCGAGACCATGCACCCTGGGCTCCAGAGTGACCGCCCCTTCCCCAGCATCTGCCTGTTTGGGCCTGGTACTAGCTGAGAGGCCTGGCAGGTGCCAGGAGTGTGGTTTGCAGTTCAGAAGTGGAGGGGCTGGGACTTGAATTTGAAAGTGGAGTCTATCAGACTCCAGTGCTTGTGCTCTTTGTGCTTTGGAATCTGTGGAGGCCTGAGAAGCTTTCCCCAAGGATGACTTCAGTGGTGGAGGTGGCATCCGAGATGAGCCTAGAGGGCCTGGCCAtgtggggtgggaagggcatCTTTCTGAGTATTTTCCCAGCCCACATTGGGTGGGAGCACCCTTTGGGAGTAGAGGTAGAGCGTGAGTCTTCTGCGCTGGAACCTGAGGAAGGAAGTAGATCCTTGGATATCAGTCACAGCTCCTCATCCTGCTTATAAAATCACTCAAAGTGTCTGCTTTAATATTGTCACCTGATAAGTGGGTCTAGATGCTGATGAATTCAAAAGTGGCAGAAAGGGACAAAGGCAGGTAAGGAACAGGGTGGTGTAGAGCCTGGCTCGCTTTCTCTCCGTCAGAGGGAACTAGGGTGAATGGAAATGAACCTTCATCCTGTTGTGCCCGGATTCTCTTGTAGACCAGAGAGAAGTACGAGAAGTCCCTGAAGGAGCTTGACCAGGGCACGCCGCAGTACATGGAGAACATGGAGCAGGTGTTTGAGCAGTGCCAGCACTTTGAGGAAAAGCGTCTGCGCTTCTTCCGGGAAGTTCTGCTGGAGGTTCAGAAGCACCTAGACCTGTCAAACGTGGCCAGGTGAGTTTCcatttagagaaagagcacatcACCATGAGGTCAGTGGAAAGTTGCTTCTGAATAAAGTTCAATCACTGCTCTCCAGACTTGGGATGGCAGTGTTTGTCAGAAGATCTTCTCTCTGGGGGCTCCGgcatggcttagtcagttaagcgtctgactctgggtttcagctcaggtcacgatctcagggtcatgagatcaagcgctgtgtcaggctccgtgctcagtggggagtccccttgggattctctttctctccctctaccccccaccactctctctctcaaagaaaataaataaatctttaaaaaaaaaaaaaagttaagggcgcctgggtggcttagttgttaagcatctgcctttggctcaggtcatgatcccaggatcctgggattgagtcccgcatcggtctccctgctcggcaggaagcctgcttctccctctcccactccccctgcttgtgttccctgtcttgctctctctctctgtcaaataaataaataaaatcttaaaaaaaaaaaaaaaaaaaaaaaagttaagtcccTGGTTAAGTCCTCCTGCCCAGGGAGGGACCTTGTGCTGAGCCTGTCTGCAGCTGTGTGGTCGGCCTGTGCCAGGCACCCCACCGCCTGGGACGGCTGATTGCTGGCCTGAGCTGGGCGGCCTTGGGCCACGCAGTAAGGTGGGCCATGCGCTGCCGGCTCTGTGTACAACAGTCTAGGTCCCGGTAGGAAGGGAGGGCCACAGTTGGTGTATTTGAAATGAAGCCAGGAACACCTCTCTGTGTTTCCTGGGCTGGCTGGTGTGCCCTGTCCTCAAGGCTGTCTTACTTCGAAGCCCTTCCAGAGGCCCCTCCTTTTAGAGCAGCTACCTGCTCAGCCCTTGACTACTCAGGGGTCCCTTGGACAGCACAGGCCCTCGGACTCAGCTCTGGATCATGACGTGGAGGCTGTGGTATTTCTCTTGCATTTGCCTTGTCTGTGGTCCTGTGATGCCTTCATAGGGGCAGAGGTCTGGGCTAACCATGGATGTGGACTTCAGTCATCTGTATCGCAGAGCCATGTAGAAAGGACTCATGAGCTAAGGCTTCTCGTTCGTAGGAAATTACATTCTCTTTGTCTCCTGCACAGTCCAGCGGGAAGGAACAATTATCGTACAGCCACTCTGCCAGGATTTAATTAATGCTTCTGACAGTCTATAAAGTGGGTGGCATTCCCCGTCTTActgacggggaaactgaggccggtTGTAGTGGATTGACTTGCCTGGGGCTACACggctggctggggtggggtgtaCACGCCCATCCTTGGCTGGCGTGCCTGGCCTGAGTCCTCGAAGCCACAGCCTGGGGAGTAGACAGCAGGGTAGTGTCCGAGGTTTGCCAGAACAAAGTACCAAAACCCAGTGGCTTataacagcagaaatgtattctctctctcagttTGGAGGTGGGAAATgggaaatcaaggtgttggcagggccgtGTTCCCTCTGAGGCTCTCGGGGAGGATCATTGCAGCTGTCTGTCTGCTGTCaatccttggcttgtagacacgTTGCCCCCGTCACACggccaccttctctctctgtcttcacctGCCTTTCCCTCCGAGTGAACAGTGCCCATCCCTGCCTTCCAGGAGAGTCATGCATCTCCTCTGTCTGATTTAGCTACAAGAACATTTACCGTGACCTGGAGCAGAGCATCAAAGCTGCCGACGCGGTGGAGGACCTGAGGTGGTTCAGAGCCAACCATGGGCCAGGCATGTCCATGAACTGGCCACAGTTTGAGGTAAGAGGAGGCTGTGCCCGTGACCCCCTGGGCCCACAGGATTGACACATAATGCTGACTTTTTCCTTCCAACTCGGTGTTGGCCTTCGCCCTGTTCATGAGGCAGCCTGTAAGCATGGCTACTCTGGGATCCAGGTCGCTGTTGAGAGTCCCAAGGGCACTCCTGAAGGGCCTTCTGAATCTCAGTGAAGGTGCGATTATGTTCTTTCTTGTTAAGAACTTGGATGGTCTCCTGTTGACCATTGACGTTCCCTTCTCAGGGTGAGTCCCAGGAGCCGACGGTTCCCTGCCGCAGCCTGCAGGGTGGCTGCGAAGCCGGCTGCCACAGGGGACCCCGGGCCTGGCGGGCCTCGGGTCCGGGGCAGGGGGGGCGGGTTATGTGTCCCTCTTACCCTTCACACGAGGGACTTTTCCTTGTTTCAGGCAGTACATTCAGCCAATTTTGGTTCAGgattaacttttctcttttcctgatttCTTGGGCCTGAGCCTTCCAGTATCTTCACATGCAAAATGTGAGGGTCTGGGGATCTCGGGTCCCTTccagcccctctgcctctcccacccccaccaggtcCTGCCACCTGGTTCTCTGAGGGCAGGGGTCTCCCCACCTTGTGGTAAAGCCGGGGGCCAGGAAAGGCTTGGCAGCTGCCTTCCACGGAGGGTACCTTGTGCGGGGGCCAAGGGGCTTCCCGTGCCTCAGTGGCCGCCAGGGCACTGGCTGCACTCACGTCTGATCTCACCACTTGGCAGCTGTGGGACACTGAGCAGGTCGTTTCCGTGTATAAAATGGAGGTGACAACAGCACCCATGTCCTCCAGCAGCTGAGGGTCCATGCTGGCCGTTAGCGCCATCTTAGTCCACAGTTGTGTCTGTCCTCACCATGTGCCTCTGTCTTCTGGAGCTTCTCAAGAAAGCTGCTCCGATGGCAGCATAGGTCCCTGCAGCTGAGCacgccccctgctcagcagatgTCTTTAGGACATCTGCTCCCAACAGGACTGTGCCCCTTCCACGGGGGCGCTGGGACAAAGTAGTGAAAGTGTCCCAGAGGGGAGAGCACAgagccgcccccacccccagcagtggTGCCCTGGAGGAAGTGAGTTGGTGTGTCCTGTGCACAGAGCAGGATTTCACCCGGCACGTGGTGTGTGCTGCTCCGGAGGGCCTCAGGAAGCCACCTGCAAAACgtcgtgccccccccccccccccaggcccttAGGGTTGTCCACCAATACCCAGAGAATGGAATGGTCTGGGAAGGAAGACCTGACAGGCTGTCTCACTGGGATGGGCATCCCAGCCAGAGCCCATCGTGGCCCTTCTCTCGTGGATCCTGCAGGCTGGAAAGCAGCGCCCACATGTGGCCCGTGCTTAGGGTTCTTAGAGGATCATGCTTGACTTTctctaataaaattatttgtttttattttccatgctGCAGGATGAAGTAAGTTCCTATTTTCTGGCTAATGTATAATCCCAAACCTCCTGCAGTGTGTGTCCGGCCCGCATGggtctgtggggggggggtgcagtcCACAGCGTGGTTCTGACACCGCAGGCCAGTGAAAGAACCGCGGCAGCCATGCTGCCCTGCTGTTCCTTGTCCACACTAACAGCCAGCCCCTCCTTCCCAGGCTGGCCAGGGCTAGATCACATGGGCCCTGGGGTGCCGCCCAGTCAGGACAGGTTTATATTCACACGGTCTTTCTGAGTCAATTTATGTCAGTTGAGAAAACAGTTAATAAACAAATAGGTGACCAGGGTCTGGAATCAGGGGCCCAGGTCTGCCACCAACTCTGGGCAagtcacctttttctttttgggcctcagttttcttgtctcaCAAGTTGGCAGGTTAGGCTTGATGTTTCTAAGATGGCTTTAACCCGGGCCAAGCTGTGGACTCAGTCACACCAAGGGTTAATTCAGTTAAGGTTGTTTGATGAAGGGTGGGGTCGGGAGGGAGAATTCATTAACCATGTGCATGCACGCATACACCTTTCTGGGAGATGATATCATAGCCCCTTCTTTCTTTAACCCACTTCCACTGTTTCTCAGTGCAGTTGATAAAAGCTGTTAACATGCTGGGAACCTGGGAACCTTTGGGGAGGTCAGCGCTTTACTTTGCTCTGTTAGTCCCGCAGCCATTGCTGCCAGTGAGGGCCCTCATCCCTGGAGACCCGCATGGTGGGCTAGCTTCCCTGTGCCCCCGGTCATGTGACACCCTGCCCCTGTCGTGTGTGCACCCCATGGTGCGGTCCCCATGGCGCGGTCCCCATGGCGCAGGCTTGCTCAGGCCCTGTGGcctgctctcctgccctcctgccccgccGGAGCCAGAAACAGTTTAGGGAAAGCTGGGAACTAGCTCTTGTCTACTTTGGAAGGCTCAGGGACAGCTGGTGAGGCCTCTGGCGACCCCTGCTGGCCAGAGGGGGCTGGAGGCTTAGTGCCCTGGGGGCCCCGGGCAGGATGGGGCAGTTCCTGGACGTCAGAGTGCTGGCTGCTCAGACTCTCCTGGAGACTGGGCCTCCACAGGCTGGACTCCCCGCCTGTGGCAGTGAggagggggtggcaggagggTGCCAGGAACCTGAGGTCGGCTGGGGAGCAAGGCAAACTGAGGCCATGGGGCTACGTGTCACAAACTGTGCAGGGCAGGCCACTGGCCGGCTGGCCAGTGTGTTAGACTGATGTGGCCTCAAACAAACGAacttcccatttctctccctcGGTGCCTGCTGCCCAGGAATGGTCCGCAGACCTGAATCGAACCCTCAGccggagagagaagaagaaggctGCTGATGGCGTCACCCTGACAGGCATCAACCAGACAGGTGACCAGGCTCTGCAGAACAAGCCCAGCAGGTGGGTGCTGGGGCAGCTTCCGTCCCCTGGGATAGGTCCCCCGGGTCCTCTGTGTGGGCCAGACGCTCCTAGTCCAGATACCTGGGAGTCTCCCCAGTGAGGCCTTGCAGCGAACCCCACAGGTGTCTTTCCAGATGATGCTCCTTGGGCGTCCAAATTCCGCTGGGCAGTGGCCTCTCTGGGGAGGATCACTTAATACTAGAGCTGTGGAACGATCCAGAGAAGGGAGCCTTTGCCACAAACATGCTTTGGGCCCCAAGTGAGGGCAAGAGGTGATGTCAGGTACTGGTCATTGTGTGTCCCCAGTAGTGCACACCGGCAGGCGGATGTCACTGTCAATGACGTCCTTTGGGCAGGTTCAGGTATCCCGGCCAGGTTTGTACTTCCCTGTCCTGTATGCACGTGCCTgatttgggaggtgggggggcggggagcagtgCAGGAGATCAAAGTGTCCCCCCTTTCAAGTCACCTCTTTGATGAGAGTGTTGGTTATTTTACTTCTGACTTAATTGTTTGCTGAAACCAAGTTTGGGTAGAAAAAGTGGCACTGAGGTCATCAGACCCTTCTGGAAAGTGTGTGCTAGATGAGGCCTGCCCCCAGGCTCCGAATCCCAGCTGATAGGTGTTACTCTCCTCTGCAGAGCTGAGACTGCCAGCTGGCCCCCTGGAAGCACTTCAGCCCCGCAGGCTCTGGGCCCAGAGGCTTCCATGCCACAAGTAATAATAGCAGTTCACGGTTGCCGTTTCCTAGGAGGGTCAGCGCAGGTTCTGGAGGCCTCTCTGGAGCCCCGGGCCCTGAAGTCCCTACCTGGGCTCCCTGGCCAGACATGGCCAGTTGTCATTCAGCTGCCGTGTCTCCGTCTGGGCAGGTGTGCTTGGTGAAGTGACCAGCGCAGTAAGCACTGTCCCAGGGATGAGGCTAGTACCTGTGCAATGCATgagtggggcagggctgggggcgggggggcacgaAGCACCACCgcaggggccagggaggagggtcTAGGAGAGTCTAGGCCGGCCAGGGCTGCTGCACAAGTTCGGCTTCCCAGCACCAGAAAGGGAAAGGtgtcagggagggaggagggcctaGTGGTCTCAGACATGCGGCTCAGGCGTAGGCGGTGGGCAGCCTTGGGTCCCGTGCCCCTCGCCTGAAGCCATGAGGCAGTTGCCGGCCACTTGGGGTAGCATTTGAGGCATTTTCTCTCCTGTccccgcccctcccacccccagctctgtcTGAGCCGCCCATGCAGTGCTCTGAGTGTCAGCAGCTTGCCGCCCGACTCGGGGTCCCGGAGGTGGTGTGGGCCCCGCAAGCCCTGCCTTGCAACTGAATCCATGGTGTGGTGCCAGGGCTTGTAGGGGCCCGTCTTTCTTCTTTACCGTCCTGTTCCGCACCTGGCACCTCTGGTCACTGTGTCCTGGCTGTCAGTCCGCGGCCTGGGCCTGAGTCCGAGTTCTGCCCAGTCCGTCCCCTCtgcgcctggcacacagtaggtggcTGACACGGTCATGCGGCTGGATGTTCTCTCTCTGGAGCACGAAAGGGGTCCTTCTGTCTTACAAAGGGCTGTTCAGTGGGCTTTGGTGCTGATTTTGGAAGCTCTGGCCCCAGAAGAAGCAGGGAAGAGGGCCGCTGGAGCCTTTGTAGTCAGAAGGAGGGGACTGCTGTGCTGTGGGGTCTGGAGAGCTCCAGGAGCCTCCCTCCCGCTCTCGACAGCGGCTCCGAGCCTCCCGGCCTCTGAGCCCGGCGGGCCTGCTGCCAGCTCCCGGCATCAGGAATAGCGGCCGGGTGGGGGGCCGGCGGGGAGAAGCGGCAAGCCCGGACGTCACTTGTGCTCCGGGAGCCCCCTGTCCGCGCCCCGGGTCTCTAGGTCAGGGTAGACTGTACCCAGAGGCACGGAGGGGGAAATGGACGTGTTCTCTCTTGGACGTTTTAAGTGTATTTAAGCACCAAAATATCACTGTTTTTGCTAAACCATTCTTTCTGCTCCAACAACATGTCCTCCTCTCTGGCAAGGAGCCGATCTGTCCCTTCAGACCCTGGCCCTGTGATCCTGCAGCTGGGAGCACCCAGGACCGGGGTGGGGCGCCGAGCTGGGGGCCCCTGAAAGCTGTCTTTCTCCCTGTAGTGACCTTAGTGTCCTGAGCAACCCCGCGCGGCCCGCGCAGCCGCCGTCCAGCTCCAACCCCTTCGAGGATGAGGACGACACGGAGAGCACCGTCAGCGAGAAGGAGGACATTAAGGCCAAAAAGTTGGTGAACGGACGCTTCCCTCTGGCTTCCGGCTCGCTCGccgtctctcctctctctgtccgGGCTCTCGCCCCCTTGGCGCTCAAAGCAATGCATGAGGCCTGCAGGAGGCGGCCCAGCTGCCGCTGGTGGACAGTTTCCGGCTTCTCGATTTctcggcgggggggaggggggcgccacCCACTAACAGTCTCTGGTTGCTTTTTCTCTGTCCTCCTTTAACCCTCGCCGAGGCCCCCGGCGCAGCACCACGGGGGGCCTGACTGCGCTGGGACGCTGAGCGGCGGTGCTCCTGCGGAAGGGggccccccccccaagccccgtGCTCAGGGCCCCCCGGGGCCACCCTTTCTTGCAGCGTGAGCAGCTACGAGAAGACCCAGAGCTACCCCACCGACTGGTCAGATGATGAGTCTAACAACCCGTTCTCCTCCACGGACGCCAATGGGGACTCAAACCCATTTGACGAGGATGCCACCTCGGGGACAGAAGTGCGGGTCCGGGCCCTTTACGACTATGAAGGGCAGGAGCATGATGAGCTGAGCTTCAAGGCGGGTAGGTGGGCTCCCTGGCTGGCATCTGGGGCAAATGCTCCCAACCTGCTGGGGGgaaggtttgggttttttttttcttttttaaagtctggAAAATTCCTGCTAGTTCCATTTGTGGGTTCTCCTCCCACATTTCAAAAGCAACAGATGCTCCATGCCAAATCTTAGAAGGCATGAGATGCCCTGGTGCTTTTGCCCAAGGTGCCACCCCTAGCAGGACTGAGGGCTGGGCACAGCAGGGCGCTGGGGCGGGAGATGCTGATCACCGGCACCAGCCAGGTTTCCCAGGTGCTCTCTGGAAGCAGCCAGCCTTGCAGGTCCCCAAGGGAAGGCTTTCTCCAGAGACCCCCAGCTGGCAGAGGGGCCCTTGGTGAGTCACCTTGCCCAGACCCCAGAATAGCACTGGGCATGCCCCTGGGCCACTGGAGCCTCGTGTTAGGGCTGTGCCTTTTGAACTTCCTCCCTGTAGGCACATTGTGTACATTCTACCACCAGCACACCTTTGTTGCCAGTACTCAGAACTTGTGTTTTACAGAACACTCTGGACCCAGATTATGGGAGCTCTGTGCACACAGATTTTctagcctttgtcttttttttttctttttctttttttaaacgcTGGTTGCAATTTGCCAAAATGAGTTTCAACCTTCGGTTTGAAAACACTCTCAGAGCCTGTCAGAGGAAGCTCAAGTGGCCTGGTGCCAAAGTGGGCCCCCAGAGAGCCAagttctttccttctgccttggCCCCTCCTCGAAGTCATCCCAGATCCACTATCCACCCTCAAAGCAGGAGGCCTGGCCAGAACTCAGCCAGCGTGGGCTGAAAGTGTGCTCCTCCACTCAGGCCGCGCCTCTGGGCAGACCCCCGCGTCTGTCTGGCTGCGGGGCAGATGGCCCCAGATACTCAAGCCCAGGCTTGGTCACCAGGCATCCCTGGCCGGTTATAGAAAGTTCTTATGCATTTCTTATGCACCTGCACACATCTTTGTCCGGTTTTCTGACCTCTCGGGGTTATTTGCCCTCTTTGTTGATTTATTCATTGTACTTTCTAATTCTTGCTCTGTCTCACCTGTTGGATTTGTCAGCAATTTTACGGACATAAGTGTCTCCTTCTGCtctgagtggatttttttttttaaagattttatttattggtcgcctgggtggctcagttggttgagcggctgccttcagggcgcctgggtggctcagttggttaagtgactgccttcggctcaggtcatgatcctggagtccggggatcgagtcccacatcaggcttcctgctcagcagggagtctgcttctccctttctccctctgacccttcccccctcatgctctctctatctcattttcgctctcaaataaataaataaataaatcttcttaaaaaaaaagattttatttatttatttgacagagagatagagagcacaagtaggcagagcggcaggcagagggcgagggagaagcaggcttcccgcagagcaggaccccgggatcgtgatctgagccgaaggcagccgcttaaccgactgagccgcccaggcgccctgctctgaGTGAATTATTAAAGGCAGTCTGACTGAAGCCAGTGTTTTAAATCCCCAGCTCACATTTACAGCCAGAAAGCTCCCCTCTTCACTCTGTTTTGCCCGTTACCCTTACTGCGCCCTTCGCCCCGGCTGGCGCTGCTTCCTTCTCCCGTAGCTCTGGTACCCTCCACCCCTCTGGGTCTCAGGCACCTGCAGGGCCCTTTCCAGCCCGCGTGAGCATCACAGAGCTGGTCTTGCCGCACACCTGCGATCCTGGCTGTGTGCAAGGGCAGGATGAGAGTTGTCCAGGGGCCCACAGGTGCAGGAAGGGCAGGAGAAGTTggagccccccccccttttttaagattttatttatttgacagggagagagggcacaagcaggggaagcagcagagggagagggagaagcaggctccccatggagcagagagcccgacgtggggctccatcccaggaccctgggatcatgacctgagccgaaggcagacgcctaaccgactgagccgcccaggcacccctgagcttTACCCCTCTTGGCGCTCActtccacccccgccccccccccccccccccccgccgtgttCGCTGCTGATGTTGCTGAGTTAGATTTGCACGGGACTGGTGCTGCTGGAGTGGCCCAGTGGCAGGAGGAGAAGCCATCCCTCACATGGGACTGACGGCAGCTCTCCTAACTGGCAGCTCACTGCATGTTGGGCACCACCCAGCTCCTTCCCTTCTCCAACACTGAGTCCTCCCAGCACCCGGTCTGCGGCGTAGGAAAccaggccccagggcagggcGCCTTGCCCACGAGCCCCAGCCCTGCGAACCGGTCCCACAGGCACCTTCGTCACTATCACTGCTGCACAAAGCGGAGGCAGGGAAATGCCGAAGCAGGGCATAATTGCCTGGGGAAGAAAGTGCAGCTAAGCCTGCAAAGGGAACCCAAGAAATACAAAGCTTCAAGCTGAACAAAAGGCAAAAGCTGTCCTGGGGCTAAGTCTTccaccccttccctgctcctgaGAGGGCCTGAGCTACGGGGTTCCCACAGTGTCCCTGCAGGCGGTCCCGGGCCAGAGCCCCAGAGCGCTGGAGTGCTCTGTCCGCTCCGAGCGGGAGACGCCGGACCCGGACCTTCCAACACCGCGGCCCTGACCACACCTTTGGTCTCCGTCCCCCTGTCCGTCTCCTTGAAGGACCAGGgctccatctgtccctcctcaTCAGGGTTCCTTCTCCACTACCCGGGCCCGGCCTGAAGCAGGGGTTCCTTCCTGTCTGAACAGAGGAGATGAGTCAaaccacagaaacacacagagcCATGGGGAGAATCCAGAACTCTGCCGATGGCTTCTGTCTCATGGTGTTGAGAGGGGCTGATTTCTGTCAGAGGATAAATGCCCTGAGCTGGGGTTCCTGCCCCTCCCACAGGCTACTCTGGACACAGATTAAATGAACACACCCGGTCAGCAGTTTTATGGACGTAAATGCAGGACTGAGGTCTGGGCACAGCAGAGCAATAAGTGCTGGAGGAGAGAGATCTAAGATCAAGCGGGAAGGAgcggggcagcaggagagggcgGTGACGGGGGAGGCATGGGCCCTCTGAAAGCAGTCCTCTGACCTGGCCTGGAACAGTCGGGAAGGACAGGGCCTGTGGCATTGAATTCTGCAGTCTCTGTGGGAGCTGCTTGCTTTTAGGGTCCTTGCGCGCGATGGCGGTCTTGAGACCGCTCGGGGGCTCCTATGGCTGGCTAAAAGAGCAGCTAAAATGCACCTTAGTAGAGAAATAACCAGGTCTGGCCCAAGAGAatgcctgcccctcccacccaactTAGAGACCCTCtgtgggccaggggtgggggccaAGCCGCCAGGGCACTGTGACCGGGTGCTGGGTGGTCCGTGTGTCTCCCGCCTGCTCACCTGGACTGCTTGCTGCTTGTCTTGAAGGGGAGGAGCTGACCAAGCTAGAAGACGAGGATGAGCAGGGCTGGTGCAAGGGGCGCTTGGACAGCGGGCAGGTCGGCCTGTACCCAGCCAACTACGTCGAGGCGATCCAGTGACGGGCCAGCCGGCTGGCGGGCGGAGAGCGGAGGCAGGGGTCCCAGGAGCTGCGTTGGCCGTCAGCCCTGGACAGCGGCACCCTGGCGGCAGTCGGCTGGGTGAGCGTCCACTCCTTTTCCTGCAACACACGCTGGCTCCGTTGCTCTTGGCTTCATGGTGTCTCTCCGAGGCAGACGAGCTGGTCGTTTCATCCGGGACTCAGCGCCTCCCCGCACGCCGTGCAGACAGAGAGGTCTGAGCGCCGGAAGACAGTACGACAGGACTCGCCCCACACCCCCATCCCGCTCACTGTGCGTGTCGGCTTATCATGGATCTGTCTGTGCTTGACCttgtctttcctcctctcctctgaaGCAGTGGTGGGTTCCACTGATTCTCGTTCTGCTGATTACTTCCTCTGACGCGTCCCATCATCCGCAGCTTAAATGAACAAACTTACATGCTATTTTCTGAGCGAAGATGTTGAGGTTTTTAATTTAAAGGCTGTGTACAGTTATACTTTTTTATATACCTGTTCTTCCATTCATTTATACTTAAATTATGGCACAGATTGATATACACCGGTCTTGAGGAAATCTCGAGAGCCTCAGTTCCCTGAGACAGGCGGTGCTTGAGGCCCGAGAGGGTGGTGGAAAGGTGGGGACGCGTCCGGCTGGATTTCTGTCGTGAATGCCCTGTGCGTTTGGGGCATCCGCCATGAGTTCCGGAAATAACCGTACG
The sequence above is drawn from the Zalophus californianus isolate mZalCal1 chromosome 9, mZalCal1.pri.v2, whole genome shotgun sequence genome and encodes:
- the PACSIN2 gene encoding protein kinase C and casein kinase substrate in neurons protein 2 isoform X3 codes for the protein MNCLHERARIEKAYAQQLTEWARRWRQLVEKGPQYGTLEKAWTAVTSEAEKVSELHLEVKASLMSEDFEKIKNWQKEVFHKQMMGGFKETKEAEDGFRKAQKPWAKKLKEVEAAKKAYHAACKEEKLATSRETNSKADPSLNPEQLKKLQDKVEKCKQDVLKTREKYEKSLKELDQGTPQYMENMEQVFEQCQHFEEKRLRFFREVLLEVQKHLDLSNVASYKNIYRDLEQSIKAADAVEDLRWFRANHGPGMSMNWPQFEDEEWSADLNRTLSRREKKKAADGVTLTGINQTGDQALQNKPSSDLSVLSNPARPAQPPSSSNPFEDEDDTESTVSEKEDIKAKNVSSYEKTQSYPTDWSDDESNNPFSSTDANGDSNPFDEDATSGTEVRVRALYDYEGQEHDELSFKAGEELTKLEDEDEQGWCKGRLDSGQVGLYPANYVEAIQ
- the PACSIN2 gene encoding protein kinase C and casein kinase substrate in neurons protein 2 isoform X1, whose product is MSVAYDDAVGVEVSSDSFWEVGNYKRTVKRIDDGHRLCSDLMNCLHERARIEKAYAQQLTEWARRWRQLVEKGPQYGTLEKAWTAVTSEAEKVSELHLEVKASLMSEDFEKIKNWQKEVFHKQMMGGFKETKEAEDGFRKAQKPWAKKLKEVEAAKKAYHAACKEEKLATSRETNSKADPSLNPEQLKKLQDKVEKCKQDVLKTREKYEKSLKELDQGTPQYMENMEQVFEQCQHFEEKRLRFFREVLLEVQKHLDLSNVASYKNIYRDLEQSIKAADAVEDLRWFRANHGPGMSMNWPQFEDEEWSADLNRTLSRREKKKAADGVTLTGINQTGDQALQNKPSSDLSVLSNPARPAQPPSSSNPFEDEDDTESTVSEKEDIKAKNVSSYEKTQSYPTDWSDDESNNPFSSTDANGDSNPFDEDATSGTEVRVRALYDYEGQEHDELSFKAGEELTKLEDEDEQGWCKGRLDSGQVGLYPANYVEAIQ
- the PACSIN2 gene encoding protein kinase C and casein kinase substrate in neurons protein 2 isoform X5; amino-acid sequence: MSVAYDDAVGVEVSSDSFWEVGNYKRTVKRIDDGHRLCSDLMNCLHERARIEKAYAQQLTEWARRWRQLVEKGPQYGTLEKAWTAVTSEAEKVSELHLEVKASLMSEDFEKIKNWQKEVFHKQMMGGFKETKEAEDGFRKAQKPWAKKLKEVEAAKKAYHAACKEEKLATSRETNSKADPSLNPEQLKKLQDKVEKCKQDVLKTREKYEKSLKELDQGTPQYMENMEQVFEQCQHFEEKRLRFFREVLLEVQKHLDLSNVASYKNIYRDLEQSIKAADAVEDLRWFRANHGPGMSMNWPQFEEWSADLNRTLSRREKKKAADGVTLTGINQTGDQALQNKPSSVSSYEKTQSYPTDWSDDESNNPFSSTDANGDSNPFDEDATSGTEVRVRALYDYEGQEHDELSFKAGEELTKLEDEDEQGWCKGRLDSGQVGLYPANYVEAIQ
- the PACSIN2 gene encoding protein kinase C and casein kinase substrate in neurons protein 2 isoform X2, which codes for MSVAYDDAVGVEVSSDSFWEVGNYKRTVKRIDDGHRLCSDLMNCLHERARIEKAYAQQLTEWARRWRQLVEKGPQYGTLEKAWTAVTSEAEKVSELHLEVKASLMSEDFEKIKNWQKEVFHKQMMGGFKETKEAEDGFRKAQKPWAKKLKEVEAAKKAYHAACKEEKLATSRETNSKADPSLNPEQLKKLQDKVEKCKQDVLKTREKYEKSLKELDQGTPQYMENMEQVFEQCQHFEEKRLRFFREVLLEVQKHLDLSNVASYKNIYRDLEQSIKAADAVEDLRWFRANHGPGMSMNWPQFEEWSADLNRTLSRREKKKAADGVTLTGINQTGDQALQNKPSSDLSVLSNPARPAQPPSSSNPFEDEDDTESTVSEKEDIKAKNVSSYEKTQSYPTDWSDDESNNPFSSTDANGDSNPFDEDATSGTEVRVRALYDYEGQEHDELSFKAGEELTKLEDEDEQGWCKGRLDSGQVGLYPANYVEAIQ
- the PACSIN2 gene encoding protein kinase C and casein kinase substrate in neurons protein 2 isoform X4, with product MSVAYDDAVGVEVSSDSFWEVGNYKRTVKRIDDGHRLCSDLMNCLHERARIEKAYAQQLTEWARRWRQLVEKGPQYGTLEKAWTAVTSEAEKVSELHLEVKASLMSEDFEKIKNWQKEVFHKQMMGGFKETKEAEDGFRKAQKPWAKKLKEVEAAKKAYHAACKEEKLATSRETNSKADPSLNPEQLKKLQDKVEKCKQDVLKTREKYEKSLKELDQGTPQYMENMEQVFEQCQHFEEKRLRFFREVLLEVQKHLDLSNVASYKNIYRDLEQSIKAADAVEDLRWFRANHGPGMSMNWPQFEDEEWSADLNRTLSRREKKKAADGVTLTGINQTGDQALQNKPSSVSSYEKTQSYPTDWSDDESNNPFSSTDANGDSNPFDEDATSGTEVRVRALYDYEGQEHDELSFKAGEELTKLEDEDEQGWCKGRLDSGQVGLYPANYVEAIQ